The Heptranchias perlo isolate sHepPer1 unplaced genomic scaffold, sHepPer1.hap1 HAP1_SCAFFOLD_44, whole genome shotgun sequence genome includes a window with the following:
- the LOC137312907 gene encoding probable G-protein coupled receptor 139: MTDMGFAAMETNVMTIVILSRGKCGLSKCVTRYLVAMAAADLLVIINDVILYRIKEYYFPTNFLFLTPVCSFQTALNHAVSDISVWLTVAFTFDRFITICCQKLRTKYCTEKTAAVVIGTLCPLFCSKNIPWYFAFEPYIILENVPWGCIVKPDFYPSAAWVAFTWIHRCLTPLLPIFLILLLNSLTVGNILVASRVRRRLRGSKSDENHNDPEMENRRKSIILLFAISGNFILLWMTYVLFFLSVRITNRYYRTRFNDPMFIADQTSYMLLLLSCCTNTCIYAVTQTKFREELKNGVKYPLKLIFKLVKRGQ, encoded by the exons ATGACAGACATGGGTTTTGCAGCGATGGAAA CTAACGtgatgacgattgtgatcctgtcccgaggaaagtgcggtctctcgaaatgtgtcactcgctacctggtggccatggcagcggcggatctattgGTCATTATCAATGACGTAATATTGTATCGGATTAAGGAGTATTATTTCCCGACTAACTTCCTGTTCCTCACCCCTGTGTGCTCTTTCCAAACTGCCCTTAACCATgctgtctcagacatttctgtCTGGTTAACAGTCGCTTTCACTTTTGATCGTTTCAtaaccatttgttgccagaagctgaggactaaatattgcaccgagaaaactgcaGCCGTGGTTATAGGAACTTTGTGCCCGCTGTTCTGTTCAAAAAACATCCCCTGGTACTTTGCATTTGAACCATACATTATATTGGAGAACGTACCCTGGGGCTGTATTGTAAAACCAGACTTTTATCCTTCAGCTGCATGGGTCGCATTTACATGGATTCACCGCTGTTTGACTCCACTGCTCCCAATATTCCTGATATTGCTGCTCAATTCTCTGACTGTAGGAAACATTTTGGttgccagtagagtccgcaggagGCTCAGGGGCAGCAAGAGTGATGAGAATCACAATGATccggagatggagaaccgaagaaaATCCATCATCTTACTGTTTGCTATTTCCGGCAATTTCATACTGCTATGGATGACATATGTTTTATTTTTCCTATCAGTGCGAATTACAAACCGTTATTATCGCACACGTTTCAATGACCCGATGTTTATCGCAGATCAAACCAGCTACATGCTACTGCTTTTGAGctgctgcacaaacacgtgtatttatgcagtgacccagactaaattcagagaggagttgaagaatggggtgaaatatcctctcaaattaatatttaaattagtTAAACGAGGACAATAG